The Sorangiineae bacterium MSr11367 genome window below encodes:
- a CDS encoding class I SAM-dependent methyltransferase: MNSPASAQAMAMDRLYAGQKRVYDISRKYYLFGRDQLIEKIHVAPGSNVCELGVGTARNLILLARRNPQGRYYGIDLSAEMLGEAARNLARTRLADKIALRLTAAEELDYREFGLDAPFDAVYFSYCLAMIPKESIVPAIESAWRNLAPGGVLYYVDFGPMSGFPPRVSKMFARWLGLFGAHYHPEVVEALCALAPTSNVELTPLYRGYALMVTVRKPKSD, encoded by the coding sequence ATGAATTCACCGGCATCTGCGCAAGCGATGGCCATGGACCGGCTGTATGCCGGTCAAAAACGCGTCTACGACATAAGTCGGAAATACTATCTCTTTGGTCGCGACCAATTGATCGAAAAGATCCATGTCGCACCAGGCTCGAACGTCTGCGAACTCGGGGTGGGAACTGCGCGCAATCTCATTTTGCTCGCAAGGCGCAATCCGCAAGGCCGATATTACGGAATCGACCTGAGCGCCGAAATGCTCGGCGAAGCGGCACGAAACCTCGCGCGCACACGACTCGCCGACAAGATCGCGTTGCGACTCACGGCGGCCGAAGAGCTCGACTATCGTGAATTCGGACTCGATGCGCCGTTCGACGCGGTCTACTTTTCCTATTGCCTCGCGATGATCCCGAAAGAGTCCATCGTGCCAGCCATCGAGTCCGCATGGCGCAATCTCGCTCCGGGGGGAGTCCTCTATTACGTCGATTTCGGGCCGATGTCGGGGTTCCCTCCGCGCGTGAGCAAGATGTTCGCTCGTTGGCTCGGTCTATTCGGCGCGCACTATCACCCCGAGGTCGTCGAGGCCTTGTGCGCGCTCGCACCAACGTCGAACGTCGAGCTCACACCTCTCTATCGCGGCTACGCGTTGATGGTCACCGTCCGCAAGCCAAAGAGCGACTGA
- a CDS encoding aromatic ring-hydroxylating dioxygenase subunit alpha — protein MESTNFNISPNNWFVGARSKELKHGAILRRLILGKPYALFRDVRGDVQGLEDSCPHKNLPLSMGKVVGSEVQCRYHGWRFNAEGACTDVPCHAPNEKLPVCKIPSFHVVEQDGFIWVHPTEPRGSSARPPSYPRDPKFGRLEFLNITNAPVDLFIENGIDCVHTSTVHKGLFDFPRQLVRAMVRRTSTGVRIDTLNEQTDGSTKKFHSPLGKKKITSYDEVILPHTVRQTFSSDDGLQLITVHLCTPEDGDVIRVYSHMSVYYGRLTTFATWYVKHLAEKVIAEDKEILEGQAENIRRFGQRNFRTVTADLPMNWAQRAIRQFNEGKFESQGESREITYRL, from the coding sequence ATGGAATCCACCAATTTCAACATTTCTCCGAACAACTGGTTCGTAGGTGCTCGCTCGAAAGAGTTGAAACACGGCGCGATCTTGCGAAGGTTGATCCTCGGAAAGCCCTATGCGCTGTTTCGCGATGTGCGGGGCGACGTGCAGGGGCTGGAGGACAGTTGTCCGCACAAGAACCTCCCGCTGTCCATGGGAAAGGTCGTAGGTAGCGAGGTCCAATGCCGCTACCACGGCTGGCGCTTCAATGCCGAAGGCGCCTGCACCGACGTTCCTTGCCACGCGCCCAACGAAAAGCTGCCCGTGTGCAAAATCCCCTCGTTCCACGTCGTCGAGCAGGACGGTTTCATATGGGTGCACCCCACCGAACCAAGGGGTTCGTCCGCGCGTCCGCCCAGCTATCCGAGGGATCCCAAGTTCGGGCGGCTCGAGTTCCTGAACATCACCAATGCCCCCGTCGATCTCTTCATCGAAAACGGCATAGATTGTGTTCATACGTCGACGGTACACAAAGGTCTATTCGACTTTCCACGGCAACTCGTACGCGCCATGGTCAGGCGCACCTCCACGGGTGTGCGCATCGATACGCTCAACGAGCAGACCGACGGCAGCACCAAGAAATTTCATTCACCTCTCGGCAAGAAAAAGATCACTTCGTACGACGAAGTCATTCTGCCGCATACCGTAAGGCAAACCTTCTCGTCCGACGACGGCCTCCAGCTCATCACCGTACATCTCTGCACGCCCGAAGACGGCGACGTGATCCGCGTCTACAGCCATATGAGCGTCTACTATGGCCGGCTCACGACCTTTGCGACTTGGTACGTCAAACACCTGGCGGAAAAGGTCATCGCCGAGGACAAGGAAATCCTCGAAGGGCAGGCGGAAAACATTCGCCGTTTTGGCCAGCGGAACTTCCGCACGGTGACCGCCGATCTTCCGATGAACTGGGCACAGCGCGCCATTCGCCAATTCAACGAAGGCAAATTCGAGTCGCAAGGCGAGTCGCGCGAGATCACCTACCGTCTATGA
- a CDS encoding aromatic ring-hydroxylating dioxygenase subunit alpha gives MDFNNLHIPKSNWFIAARSDQLGAGTTLKRRILGESYVFSRDARGRVLGREEDGAHSNLRVVEQDDWIWVHLTLASDSTEGPPSYPRDPKFDWFELHNVMNVPLDLIVDNGVDCGHTGFVHPGLFRSKPQQFVRATLTNTGHGVRIDTSDEQAKSGTKDFRSFFTRNQKVTHYDEFIIPHTVYVEYATSDGFGAITILICTPEDEQTTRVYTRMGVKYGRFFFFPATWFVKRLVEKIVAQDKVVLEGQADNIRRFGNRRFRTVTADLPTNWIQRTLRRETEGKPQATGEVREISYKL, from the coding sequence ATGGATTTCAACAACCTTCACATACCGAAGAGCAATTGGTTCATCGCAGCGCGCTCGGACCAATTGGGCGCGGGCACGACCTTGAAGCGCCGCATTTTGGGTGAATCGTACGTATTTTCCAGAGACGCGCGCGGACGCGTGCTTGGACGTGAAGAGGACGGCGCGCATTCGAACCTGCGCGTCGTCGAGCAGGACGATTGGATTTGGGTGCACCTCACGCTGGCGAGCGACTCGACCGAGGGCCCTCCTTCGTATCCGAGAGATCCCAAATTCGATTGGTTCGAGCTTCACAACGTCATGAACGTCCCGCTGGATCTCATCGTCGACAACGGCGTCGATTGCGGGCACACCGGCTTCGTCCACCCCGGGCTCTTTCGGTCCAAGCCGCAGCAGTTCGTGCGCGCCACGCTGACGAACACGGGCCACGGCGTTCGCATCGACACCTCGGACGAACAAGCCAAATCCGGGACGAAGGACTTTCGTTCCTTCTTCACGCGCAATCAAAAGGTCACCCACTACGACGAATTCATCATCCCGCACACGGTGTATGTCGAATATGCTACCTCGGACGGGTTTGGCGCCATCACGATCCTCATTTGTACCCCCGAGGACGAACAGACGACTCGCGTCTACACGCGCATGGGAGTGAAATATGGAAGGTTCTTTTTTTTCCCGGCTACTTGGTTCGTCAAGCGCCTCGTCGAGAAGATCGTCGCCCAAGACAAGGTCGTTCTCGAAGGACAGGCCGACAATATCCGCCGCTTCGGCAACCGTCGATTCCGCACCGTCACCGCCGACCTCCCTACGAACTGGATCCAGCGAACCCTCCGTCGGGAGACCGAGGGAAAGCCTCAAGCCACCGGAGAAGTCCGAGAAATCTCCTACAAGCTCTAA
- a CDS encoding GH3 auxin-responsive promoter family protein, with protein MLRRSARKLEHALDRPYEAQRELLATLLRQSAKTEYGRVLGLKGDESYTEFSRKVPIVKYEQLEPWIERQKSTGYKVLSSGKVALYEKTSGSSGGKKYIPYTRELLGSFHTLVFVWLHDLLANGPELTTGKVFFSISQPFQDPEIAKNGTPVGMGNDTDYLSPLTRFFLGSCFIAPPGISQIKDPLAYKRVLAGALLAEEKLEIISIWNPTYLTTLLDYIVQNRETLVRDLRSGSVTVEGRRFEFAPLSAARARQLESGEPSWPAIWPELKLLSCWTDGSAEFFARRLYREFPGVTIQGKGLLATEAPMTVPLFGAPGPVPLTNEIFFEFEGEDGIVRRIHELRAGKTYELIFSQKGGFLRYRIGDRVTVVGQYRQTPCFRFCGRANDVSDLVGEKLNAQFVHAALDKVIGARAEDSFSFLVPMQREGEPSFYYCITSEHRAGDWAAELERELGEAHQYSQARKLGQLGPLRMQVAKDARDAYYGHFMSRGMKWGDIKFSPLMKSADDDFLHRLGVA; from the coding sequence TTGCTTCGACGTTCGGCGCGAAAGCTCGAACATGCACTCGACCGCCCCTACGAAGCACAGAGGGAGCTGCTCGCCACACTTCTTCGCCAGAGCGCGAAAACCGAGTACGGCCGTGTGCTCGGATTGAAGGGGGACGAGAGTTACACCGAGTTCTCGCGCAAAGTTCCCATCGTGAAGTACGAGCAGCTCGAGCCATGGATCGAGCGGCAAAAGAGCACCGGCTACAAAGTACTGAGCTCTGGAAAGGTAGCTCTGTACGAGAAAACATCGGGGAGCTCGGGCGGCAAGAAATACATCCCCTATACGCGTGAACTACTCGGCTCGTTTCACACGTTGGTCTTCGTCTGGCTGCACGATCTTCTGGCAAACGGGCCCGAACTCACCACGGGCAAGGTATTTTTCAGTATCTCACAGCCATTCCAAGACCCTGAAATCGCCAAAAACGGGACGCCGGTCGGAATGGGAAATGACACCGACTACCTTTCCCCGCTGACCCGATTCTTTCTAGGGTCGTGTTTCATTGCTCCTCCGGGGATCTCGCAGATCAAGGACCCCCTCGCGTACAAGCGCGTGCTCGCCGGCGCGTTGCTTGCGGAGGAGAAGCTCGAAATCATATCCATCTGGAACCCGACCTACCTCACGACGTTGCTGGACTACATCGTTCAAAATCGAGAAACGCTGGTGCGCGATCTTCGCTCGGGGAGCGTCACGGTCGAGGGGCGGCGGTTCGAGTTTGCCCCATTGTCCGCAGCTCGGGCGCGGCAATTGGAGTCGGGCGAACCATCTTGGCCGGCGATATGGCCTGAATTGAAGCTGCTCTCGTGCTGGACCGATGGCTCGGCGGAGTTCTTTGCGCGCAGGCTGTATCGCGAATTCCCCGGGGTGACCATTCAGGGCAAAGGTTTGCTCGCCACCGAAGCGCCCATGACGGTACCGCTGTTCGGAGCGCCGGGTCCCGTGCCGTTGACGAACGAGATCTTCTTCGAGTTCGAAGGGGAAGACGGCATCGTCCGACGCATCCACGAGCTTCGCGCGGGCAAGACGTACGAGCTCATTTTTTCGCAGAAGGGCGGCTTTCTCCGCTACCGCATCGGCGATCGTGTGACCGTCGTGGGGCAGTATCGCCAGACACCTTGTTTTCGCTTTTGCGGCCGGGCAAACGACGTCTCGGACTTGGTGGGCGAAAAGCTCAATGCCCAGTTCGTCCACGCCGCGCTCGACAAAGTCATCGGCGCACGCGCCGAAGACAGTTTCTCCTTCCTCGTCCCCATGCAGCGCGAGGGAGAGCCATCGTTCTACTATTGCATCACTAGCGAACATCGCGCGGGCGATTGGGCCGCCGAACTCGAACGCGAGCTCGGTGAAGCGCACCAGTATTCGCAAGCGCGAAAGCTCGGCCAGCTCGGCCCTCTGCGCATGCAAGTCGCCAAAGATGCCCGCGACGCCTATTACGGCCATTTCATGAGCCGGGGCATGAAGTGGGGCGATATCAAGTTTTCGCCGCTCATGAAATCGGCAGACGACGATTTCCTACACCGCCTCGGTGTGGCCTAA